From the Diospyros lotus cultivar Yz01 chromosome 13, ASM1463336v1, whole genome shotgun sequence genome, one window contains:
- the LOC127788892 gene encoding protein GL2-INTERACTING REPRESSOR 1-like, with the protein MSRRNGPKLELKLNLSPPRVNPRMESPSRSATVSPQSSCVSSEHSPEDSPEATSMLLAGCPRCLMYVMLTEAEPRCPKCKSTVLLDIGYDNGASTSPAASRKTRKN; encoded by the coding sequence ATGAGCCGCAGGAACGGGCCGAAGCTGGAGCTGAAGCTGAATTTGTCGCCGCCGAGGGTCAACCCTCGAATGGAATCCCCGAGCCGGTCGGCGACGGTGTCGCCGCAGAGCTCCTGCGTGTCGTCGGAACACAGCCCGGAGGACAGCCCGGAAGCCACCTCGATGCTGCTCGCCGGCTGCCCGCGCTGCCTCATGTACGTCATGCTCACCGAGGCGGAGCCGCGGTGCCCCAAATGCAAGAGCACCGTCTTGCTCGATATCGGCTACGACAACGGCGCCTCCACCTCCCCCGCCGCCTCCCGGAAGACGAGGAAGAACTGA
- the LOC127788524 gene encoding uncharacterized protein LOC127788524 — MPRQVLLVFFLLLVAFTSQFQWRQRIVNEVEASPRILKAGKRISEREESVKEKIILSQKKSIEKLNELVRILQEQLLQCKEKTEAVNSIASLTDLLNELEQQEILDG; from the exons ATGCCGAGGCAGGTTTTacttgttttcttcttgttgttggtTGCATTCACTTCCCAGTTTCAGTGGAGGCAACGGATTGTTAATGAAGTTGAAGCTAGCCCGAGAATTTTGAAAGCTGGGAAGCGAATTTCAGAGAGAGAAGAATCTGTCAAAGAAAAG ATTATCCTCTCACAAAAAAAGagtattgaaaaacttaatGAGCTTGTAAGGATTCTTCAAGAACAATTGCTACAGTGCAAGGAGAAAACTGAAGCTGTGAACAGTATTGCCTCTTTGACTGATCTTCTGAATGAACTCGAGCAGCAAGAAATCCTGGACGGCTAG